The proteins below come from a single Nostoc sp. KVJ3 genomic window:
- the vnfD gene encoding nitrogenase vanadium-iron protein, alpha chain — MPMKLFKCDETIPEREKHIYIKEKGEDTTQFLPSAHVETIPGSLSERGCSYCGAKLVIGGVLKDTIQLIHGPVGCAYDTWHTKRYPSDNGNFQLKYVWSSDMKEQHVVFGGEKLLKKAMLEAFAEFPDIKRMMVYTTCSTALIGDDIKPVVKEVEKELGDVDIFTVECPGFAGVSQSKGHHVFNMGWMTDKVGTYEPEITSPYTINVIGDYNIQGDTFVMEKYMEKMGIQIIAHFTGNGTYDSLRGMHRAQLNVTNCARSAGYIANELKKKYGIPRIDVDTWGFDYAKEGLRKIGAFFGIEDRAEAVIAEEVAKYESKLEWYKERLTGKKVCIWTGGPRLWHWTKALEDDLGMHVVAMSSKFGHQEDFEKVIARGEEGTIYIDDGNELEFFEVLEMVKPDLVLTGPRVGALVKKLHLPYVNGHGYHNGPYMGFEGAVNMARDMYNAIYSPLMKLAQSDIRGQQMKTVIPEENRKLIESEVQQLKSFDVISTEPIAPLESSNFETQPLLLAADQPLHLESEVQQSKSFDITSTEPIAPLESSNFETQPLLIAANQPLPQWQQFGSKFSAFLEQLPKYLGNFSTEYQLPIICFATIITATVAVKLIIAILDVLNEIPQLNLVFELTGIGYITWFVFRYLIKASTRQELAAQISFIQKEIVEGQDS, encoded by the coding sequence ATGCCAATGAAGTTGTTTAAGTGCGACGAAACCATCCCCGAACGGGAGAAGCACATATACATCAAAGAAAAAGGAGAAGATACAACCCAGTTTCTCCCCAGCGCCCACGTCGAAACCATTCCCGGCTCATTATCTGAACGCGGATGCAGCTATTGTGGTGCAAAGCTGGTAATTGGTGGTGTTCTCAAAGATACCATCCAATTGATACATGGGCCTGTAGGCTGTGCTTATGATACCTGGCACACCAAACGCTATCCCAGCGACAATGGCAACTTCCAACTCAAATATGTCTGGTCATCAGACATGAAGGAACAGCACGTTGTCTTCGGTGGTGAAAAGCTACTCAAAAAGGCAATGCTGGAAGCCTTTGCCGAATTTCCTGACATCAAACGGATGATGGTGTACACCACCTGCTCTACTGCTTTGATTGGTGATGATATCAAGCCTGTAGTCAAAGAAGTCGAAAAAGAATTGGGTGATGTAGACATCTTCACCGTTGAATGTCCTGGTTTTGCTGGAGTAAGTCAATCCAAAGGACACCACGTGTTTAACATGGGGTGGATGACAGATAAAGTCGGAACATACGAGCCAGAAATTACTAGCCCATATACAATCAATGTGATTGGTGACTACAACATCCAAGGTGATACCTTTGTGATGGAGAAGTACATGGAAAAAATGGGCATCCAAATTATTGCCCATTTTACCGGCAATGGTACTTATGACTCATTACGTGGGATGCACAGAGCGCAGTTGAATGTGACTAACTGTGCGCGTTCTGCGGGGTATATTGCCAATGAGTTAAAGAAAAAATATGGTATTCCCCGGATCGATGTGGATACTTGGGGTTTTGATTATGCTAAGGAAGGGTTACGCAAAATCGGGGCTTTCTTTGGAATTGAAGATCGAGCCGAAGCGGTGATTGCTGAAGAAGTTGCTAAATATGAGTCGAAGTTAGAGTGGTATAAAGAGCGCTTGACTGGGAAAAAGGTCTGTATTTGGACTGGAGGCCCACGTTTGTGGCACTGGACTAAAGCCCTAGAAGACGATTTGGGGATGCACGTTGTGGCGATGTCCTCCAAGTTTGGACACCAAGAGGATTTTGAGAAGGTAATTGCTAGAGGTGAAGAAGGGACTATCTATATTGATGATGGCAATGAACTGGAGTTCTTTGAGGTGCTGGAGATGGTCAAGCCGGATTTGGTGTTGACTGGCCCGAGGGTGGGTGCTTTGGTGAAGAAGTTGCATTTGCCTTATGTGAATGGTCACGGCTATCACAATGGCCCTTATATGGGTTTTGAAGGTGCGGTGAATATGGCTCGCGATATGTACAATGCCATTTATTCTCCTCTGATGAAACTCGCTCAATCTGATATCCGTGGTCAGCAAATGAAAACTGTTATCCCTGAAGAAAATAGGAAACTTATAGAGAGCGAAGTACAACAATTGAAATCTTTTGATGTTATATCAACCGAACCTATCGCACCACTTGAAAGTTCAAATTTTGAAACTCAGCCATTGCTACTAGCTGCTGATCAACCATTACATCTGGAAAGCGAAGTGCAACAATCGAAATCTTTTGATATTACATCAACCGAACCTATCGCACCACTTGAAAGTTCAAATTTTGAAACTCAGCCATTGCTAATAGCTGCTAATCAACCCTTACCTCAATGGCAGCAATTTGGCAGTAAATTTTCTGCCTTTTTAGAGCAATTACCTAAATATTTAGGTAATTTTTCTACTGAATACCAACTGCCAATTATTTGTTTTGCTACAATTATTACAGCGACTGTGGCAGTTAAGCTGATTATAGCTATATTAGATGTACTAAATGAGATTCCGCAGTTAAATCTAGTTTTTGAGTTGACTGGAATTGGTTACATAACTTGGTTTGTTTTCCGATATCTAATCAAAGCTTCTACTCGGCAAGAATTAGCTGCACAAATTAGTTTTATCCAAAAAGAAATTGTTGAGGGACAAGATTCATAA
- a CDS encoding phosphate-starvation-inducible PsiE family protein, with protein MLKGLTLNLNDWLQRNTIVRNLEFFQDFIIISLCLGLFCVMLIRLGDMFFSFLSPLDLRQVTSDILFILILVELFRLLIDHLQQQRTSVTAAVEITIVSALREVILRGVLEIPRDQIWGIAVFLVVLTGIMVALPWISRFLEKVKTPNSETAEENATMG; from the coding sequence ATGCTCAAAGGGCTAACTTTAAACTTAAATGACTGGTTACAAAGAAATACAATTGTACGTAACCTGGAGTTTTTTCAAGATTTTATTATCATTTCTCTCTGCCTTGGTTTATTCTGTGTAATGCTCATCCGACTCGGAGATATGTTCTTCTCTTTTTTGAGTCCATTAGATTTGCGGCAAGTAACATCTGATATCCTGTTCATTTTGATTTTAGTAGAGTTATTCCGCTTGTTAATCGATCATCTACAACAACAGCGAACATCCGTGACCGCAGCAGTAGAAATTACTATTGTTTCTGCTTTAAGAGAGGTAATTTTGCGCGGTGTTCTCGAAATTCCCCGCGACCAAATTTGGGGAATAGCTGTATTTTTAGTAGTGTTAACAGGAATCATGGTAGCTTTACCTTGGATATCTCGTTTTCTTGAAAAGGTCAAAACTCCTAACTCAGAAACAGCAGAAGAAAACGCAACTATGGGTTGA
- the nifN gene encoding nitrogenase iron-molybdenum cofactor biosynthesis protein NifN — MAIISVTNTSVAVNPLKQSQTVGAVLAFLGLKGIMPLLHGSQGCTALTKAVLVQHFRQTIPLSSTAMTEVATILGGEERVEQAILTLVQRSKPEIIGLCSTGLVETRGDDMGRFVKEIRHRHPELDYLPIVLVSTPDFKGTLQDGFAGAVESMVREIPQKGEKQDACPTQITILASSAFTPGDVQEIKEIVTSFGLEPIVVPDLSGVLDGHIEDSSSAITANGTNVAQLRSIGSSAFTLALGESMRAGAQILEKRFNIPYEVFSELTGLLAVDKFLQALADISGVSVPEKYRRQRRQLQHVMLENHFYFGCKRVALALEPDLLWSTVAFLRSLGVQIHAAVTTTRFPLLEKLPIPSVTIGDLEDFEQLAVGSDLLITNSHGVAIAQRLKIPLYRQGIPICDRLDHSQFTKVGYRGTMQLLFDIGNLFLEAEAKVKH, encoded by the coding sequence ATGGCAATTATTAGTGTTACGAATACATCAGTTGCAGTTAATCCCCTCAAGCAAAGCCAGACTGTGGGTGCAGTTTTAGCCTTTTTGGGGTTGAAGGGAATAATGCCTTTATTACACGGTTCTCAAGGCTGTACTGCTTTGACTAAGGCAGTATTAGTACAACATTTCCGTCAGACGATTCCCCTTTCTAGTACAGCGATGACAGAAGTTGCAACTATTTTGGGTGGCGAGGAAAGAGTTGAACAAGCAATTTTGACTTTGGTGCAGAGATCCAAACCAGAAATTATTGGTCTTTGTAGCACTGGACTCGTGGAAACCAGAGGCGATGATATGGGGCGCTTTGTTAAAGAGATTCGCCACCGTCACCCAGAACTGGATTATTTACCAATTGTGCTTGTCTCGACACCAGATTTCAAAGGTACATTACAGGATGGCTTTGCTGGTGCAGTTGAGAGTATGGTTAGAGAAATTCCTCAAAAAGGCGAGAAGCAAGATGCTTGTCCTACACAAATCACAATTTTGGCGAGTTCTGCCTTTACACCAGGGGATGTACAGGAAATCAAAGAGATTGTCACCTCTTTTGGACTTGAACCTATTGTTGTACCTGACCTTTCTGGTGTTCTAGATGGTCATATAGAAGATTCATCTAGCGCCATTACAGCTAATGGTACAAATGTAGCACAGTTACGTTCAATTGGTAGTTCTGCATTTACTTTGGCATTAGGTGAAAGTATGCGGGCTGGGGCGCAAATTTTGGAAAAGAGATTCAACATACCTTATGAAGTATTTAGTGAACTGACAGGACTACTAGCAGTAGATAAATTCTTGCAAGCTTTGGCGGATATCAGTGGTGTCAGCGTACCGGAGAAATACCGCCGTCAACGCCGTCAGTTACAACACGTGATGCTGGAGAATCATTTTTACTTTGGTTGCAAGCGAGTTGCTTTGGCGCTGGAACCCGATTTACTGTGGTCAACAGTTGCTTTTTTGCGATCGCTAGGAGTTCAAATTCACGCAGCAGTGACAACAACACGCTTTCCTCTGTTAGAAAAACTGCCGATTCCTAGCGTCACTATCGGCGATTTGGAAGACTTTGAGCAACTGGCGGTTGGATCTGATTTGCTGATTACCAACTCTCATGGAGTGGCGATCGCTCAACGCTTAAAAATTCCTCTCTACCGTCAAGGGATTCCTATTTGCGATCGCTTAGATCATAGTCAGTTTACCAAGGTTGGCTACCGAGGTACTATGCAGCTTTTATTTGATATTGGCAATCTGTTTTTAGAGGCTGAAGCAAAGGTTAAACATTAA
- a CDS encoding TetR/AcrR family transcriptional regulator, with amino-acid sequence MTKPKTTRKSVHDRILSTASGLFYREGIRNVGIDRIVAESGVAKMSLYNHFKSKDALIEAWLRQQDQEWCQWLKTTIEERASNPSQQLLAIFDALREWFEGPDFRGCAFINASVELANADHPGHRVALEHQQSIYHYIKSLAQAAEVSSPEQLARQLLLIVQGAIVVAMMEGSWSTASQAKKVAATLIQTASKSGVI; translated from the coding sequence ATGACTAAACCGAAAACAACTCGTAAATCTGTTCACGATCGCATCCTAAGTACAGCATCAGGTTTGTTTTATCGAGAAGGAATTCGCAACGTTGGCATTGACAGAATCGTTGCGGAATCTGGCGTTGCGAAAATGTCGCTCTACAATCATTTCAAGTCAAAAGATGCCTTGATTGAAGCGTGGCTGCGACAACAGGATCAAGAATGGTGCCAATGGCTCAAAACCACCATTGAAGAACGAGCTTCTAACCCATCCCAACAACTACTGGCAATATTTGATGCCCTGCGGGAATGGTTTGAGGGCCCAGATTTTCGAGGTTGTGCATTCATTAATGCTTCAGTGGAACTAGCCAATGCTGACCATCCTGGACATCGAGTGGCATTGGAGCATCAACAATCGATCTACCACTACATTAAGAGCCTAGCTCAAGCCGCAGAAGTTTCGTCACCGGAACAGTTAGCCAGACAACTGCTTCTCATCGTGCAAGGTGCGATCGTGGTGGCGATGATGGAAGGAAGTTGGTCAACCGCTTCACAGGCGAAAAAAGTCGCAGCAACCCTAATCCAAACGGCATCAAAATCCGGCGTTATATGA
- a CDS encoding type II toxin-antitoxin system RelE/ParE family toxin has product MTYKVEISPTALADIEQIFLWMREYSVDTAHQWVRGCYEIMLTLEKFPNRCPISPESEYMGIEVRQLLYKQQFRILFTVSETSEEDRGIVRIHRVRHGSQERLRHPEQLLDDDDE; this is encoded by the coding sequence ATGACATACAAAGTTGAAATTTCTCCGACTGCGCTAGCTGATATCGAACAAATATTTCTCTGGATGCGGGAGTATTCTGTAGATACAGCCCATCAATGGGTCAGAGGGTGCTACGAAATTATGCTGACATTGGAAAAATTCCCTAACCGTTGTCCCATATCACCAGAAAGTGAGTACATGGGCATAGAAGTGCGGCAGCTCCTATACAAACAGCAATTTCGCATTTTGTTTACTGTTAGTGAGACTTCAGAAGAAGACAGAGGAATTGTTCGCATTCATCGAGTTCGTCATGGTTCACAAGAAAGGTTACGTCATCCCGAACAACTATTAGATGATGACGATGAATAA
- a CDS encoding energy-coupling factor ABC transporter ATP-binding protein has product MSTHEYVLNMRQVSVDSKTHKNILSIENFAVRPGELVAIIGPNGAGKSTLLRTINLLQPYSGEMQLFGQDIRNANKTLLRRRSALVFQETLLLDDTVFNNVAKVLKFRGTPTHKIPQRVHTALATFGCEHLAKRSARSLSGGEAKRVCIACGLVADSELLLLDEPSASLDVGIRPQMIEKIKEWAQARGSAVILVSHNFTDILHFADRAIALFDGCIIQDDNLETIIRRPANEQLARLVGIDNIIPCGVERSSRRSFIKLANGIEFLYPGEITKPITACCLSGDTFNVYDPSSLMQHKPESVIIEGLVERVLNGIGICSIWVKVGEQTLIARVPRNHIFGSLYPHEIIKLEFNPQDAHFV; this is encoded by the coding sequence ATGAGTACTCACGAGTATGTCCTAAATATGCGACAGGTTAGTGTAGATAGCAAAACACATAAAAATATCCTGTCAATTGAAAATTTTGCAGTCCGTCCTGGGGAACTTGTCGCAATAATTGGCCCCAATGGTGCTGGTAAAAGCACTCTGTTAAGAACAATCAATCTATTGCAACCTTACAGTGGTGAGATGCAATTATTTGGCCAGGATATCCGCAATGCCAATAAAACATTGTTGCGTCGTCGTTCGGCTTTGGTATTTCAAGAAACATTACTACTAGATGACACAGTTTTTAATAATGTTGCCAAAGTATTAAAGTTTCGGGGAACACCCACACATAAGATTCCGCAAAGGGTACATACTGCCCTTGCAACTTTTGGCTGCGAACACTTGGCAAAACGTTCGGCTCGTTCGCTGTCTGGTGGTGAAGCCAAGCGGGTTTGTATTGCTTGTGGTTTAGTTGCTGATTCCGAATTGCTGCTTTTGGATGAGCCTTCTGCCTCTTTAGATGTGGGCATACGTCCCCAGATGATTGAAAAAATTAAAGAGTGGGCGCAAGCGAGGGGATCAGCAGTCATATTAGTCAGTCATAATTTTACAGATATACTGCATTTTGCCGATCGCGCGATCGCTTTATTTGACGGCTGTATTATCCAGGATGATAACTTGGAAACCATCATCCGCCGACCAGCTAATGAGCAGTTGGCTAGACTGGTAGGCATAGATAATATTATTCCGTGTGGGGTAGAACGCAGTAGCCGTAGAAGTTTTATCAAACTTGCAAACGGGATAGAGTTTTTATATCCTGGGGAAATCACAAAGCCAATTACTGCATGTTGTTTATCTGGCGATACTTTTAATGTTTACGATCCAAGTTCTTTAATGCAACACAAACCTGAGTCGGTAATTATTGAAGGGCTAGTAGAACGGGTTTTAAATGGTATTGGGATTTGTAGTATTTGGGTTAAGGTGGGAGAACAAACTTTAATCGCTAGAGTGCCTCGGAATCATATATTCGGCAGTTTATATCCCCATGAAATAATTAAGCTGGAATTTAATCCTCAAGATGCACATTTTGTTTAG
- a CDS encoding NADPH-dependent oxidoreductase: protein MTNPTELLRSRYGEVPFNHEIDWNASLETLIAHRSVRSYLSDPLPPGTLEWLVAAAQSAPSSANMQTWSVVAIEDPERKAELCKLANNQVWINQAPVFFVWLADLGRLAHVALSRGLTPVALDYVELLVKAIVDASVAAQNAIVAAESVGLGTVYIGAIRKSTQEVATLLNLPPFVFPVFGLCVGYPNPEAQPAVKPRLPQPAVFHRETYKLAEQDEAIAHYNDIMKEFYTEQKMNVAGDWSQHSAERIATLDYLKGCKDLRETLNNFGFKLL from the coding sequence ATGACTAATCCTACAGAACTACTGCGATCGCGCTACGGTGAAGTTCCCTTCAATCACGAAATTGACTGGAACGCATCTCTAGAAACGCTAATAGCTCACCGTTCAGTCCGGTCTTATCTATCCGATCCTTTACCACCAGGAACCCTAGAATGGCTAGTTGCTGCTGCTCAATCTGCTCCTAGTTCAGCTAATATGCAAACCTGGAGTGTGGTAGCGATTGAAGATCCAGAGCGTAAAGCAGAATTATGCAAGCTAGCTAATAACCAAGTATGGATTAACCAAGCTCCTGTATTCTTCGTTTGGTTAGCAGATTTAGGTCGTCTAGCTCATGTTGCCCTAAGTCGCGGACTAACTCCCGTAGCTCTGGATTACGTAGAACTGTTGGTTAAAGCCATAGTCGATGCTTCAGTCGCAGCGCAAAATGCGATTGTCGCTGCTGAATCTGTTGGTTTAGGAACGGTGTATATCGGCGCAATCCGCAAAAGTACTCAAGAGGTAGCCACATTATTGAATTTGCCACCTTTTGTATTCCCTGTGTTTGGGTTGTGTGTGGGTTATCCCAATCCTGAAGCGCAACCTGCTGTTAAGCCGCGTTTACCTCAGCCAGCCGTATTCCACCGGGAAACCTATAAATTGGCAGAGCAAGATGAAGCGATCGCTCACTACAATGATATCATGAAAGAGTTCTACACTGAACAAAAGATGAATGTCGCTGGTGATTGGTCGCAACACTCAGCCGAGCGAATAGCCACTTTAGACTATTTAAAAGGGTGCAAGGATTTGCGTGAGACTCTGAATAACTTCGGCTTCAAGTTGCTATAA
- a CDS encoding ABC transporter permease: MNTIIEGAVKALELLTDGDCDVFQVMTMTLFVSGTATAISVLLGLPLGMWLALVDFAGKQTLNSLINFGMGLPPVVIGLVVSVFLWRSGPLGNLDLIYTPTAMIVAQAIIAFPIVAGFSFTAIISINPKLRWRLLSMGATQWQVNWLLIKEARLGLMAAVIAGFGRVISEVGASMMVGGNIKGQTRVLTTAIVTEVGKGNYDVAMAIAYILLIITYTVIVLLTILQHDRKIL, translated from the coding sequence GTGAATACAATCATCGAAGGGGCTGTGAAAGCTCTTGAGCTATTAACCGATGGCGATTGCGATGTTTTTCAGGTGATGACAATGACGTTGTTTGTATCTGGAACAGCTACAGCCATTAGCGTTTTGCTGGGACTCCCATTAGGAATGTGGCTAGCATTAGTGGATTTTGCCGGCAAGCAGACTCTGAATAGTTTGATTAACTTTGGTATGGGATTACCACCGGTCGTAATCGGCTTAGTAGTCAGTGTATTTTTGTGGCGATCTGGGCCATTGGGAAACCTTGATTTGATTTATACACCCACAGCGATGATCGTCGCCCAAGCAATCATTGCTTTTCCAATTGTCGCTGGCTTCAGTTTTACAGCAATTATCAGTATTAATCCGAAACTACGCTGGCGACTGCTATCAATGGGGGCGACGCAGTGGCAAGTTAACTGGTTGCTGATTAAGGAAGCACGGTTAGGGTTAATGGCTGCTGTCATTGCCGGTTTTGGTCGCGTCATCTCGGAAGTTGGTGCATCGATGATGGTGGGCGGCAATATCAAGGGACAGACAAGAGTTTTGACTACAGCGATCGTTACGGAGGTAGGAAAAGGAAATTACGATGTGGCAATGGCGATCGCATACATCTTACTCATTATCACATACACCGTTATCGTGTTGCTGACTATCCTACAGCATGACAGGAAAATTCTATGA
- a CDS encoding type II toxin-antitoxin system Phd/YefM family antitoxin, translating to MTLSLRNIYSLSEFQRGAKAFLEKLRGTKEPIILTVNGKASVVVQDAQSYQELLDRLELLETSAGIRKSLEEFGLGLGIPLDEAFEQLRTKYDIQS from the coding sequence ATGACTCTCAGCCTTCGTAACATTTACTCACTGTCAGAATTTCAACGGGGTGCCAAAGCCTTTTTGGAAAAACTTAGGGGAACAAAAGAACCTATTATCCTTACTGTTAACGGGAAAGCGTCTGTAGTTGTTCAAGATGCCCAAAGCTATCAGGAATTGCTAGACAGGCTAGAACTTTTAGAGACAAGCGCAGGAATTCGCAAAAGTCTTGAGGAATTTGGGCTTGGTTTAGGTATCCCCCTAGACGAAGCATTCGAGCAGCTGCGAACAAAATATGACATACAAAGTTGA
- a CDS encoding substrate-binding domain-containing protein encodes MINNRTVRDACLVSFLAILCIGFGSNLIKQEPTIGQSPAKKDVIVAMTTSIEDSGLLDDLVPAIEKKTGYKLKKVAVGTGQALALAEKGEVDALFVNSPKAERKVLAGGAVINRHLVMHNDFVIVGPDTDKANIRGKKNAVEAFSLIAKNQALFVSRGDDSGTNKLEKDLWKQANVTPSGTWYQQTGSGMAETLQVANQKLGYTLADRATYIFQKKNLSLPILVQGDKKLLNLYHVMEVNSQKFPRVNSAGAKAFINYVLSPEGQTLIAAHGKKEFKQALFYGDAGKTEKDYGF; translated from the coding sequence ATGATCAATAATCGAACTGTGCGCGATGCGTGTTTGGTAAGTTTTCTGGCGATTCTTTGCATCGGCTTTGGTAGTAACTTAATCAAGCAAGAGCCAACTATTGGACAGTCACCAGCTAAGAAAGATGTGATTGTGGCGATGACAACCAGCATTGAGGACAGTGGGCTGCTAGATGATTTAGTTCCCGCAATTGAAAAGAAAACAGGATATAAGCTCAAAAAGGTTGCAGTCGGTACCGGACAAGCTTTGGCTCTGGCTGAAAAAGGTGAAGTTGACGCGCTATTTGTCAATTCACCTAAAGCCGAACGCAAAGTTTTGGCAGGTGGTGCAGTGATTAATCGTCACTTAGTAATGCACAATGACTTTGTGATCGTCGGGCCAGATACTGACAAGGCAAATATCCGAGGGAAAAAGAATGCTGTAGAAGCATTCTCCCTGATTGCTAAAAACCAAGCATTGTTTGTATCGCGGGGTGATGACTCAGGTACTAATAAGCTAGAGAAAGATTTATGGAAACAGGCAAATGTCACACCCTCTGGCACTTGGTATCAGCAAACAGGTTCAGGGATGGCGGAAACTTTGCAAGTTGCTAATCAAAAACTAGGATATACCTTAGCGGATCGGGCAACATATATATTTCAGAAGAAAAACCTGTCTTTACCCATACTGGTGCAAGGAGACAAGAAACTATTGAATTTATACCATGTAATGGAAGTAAATTCTCAGAAATTCCCCAGAGTTAATAGTGCAGGAGCTAAAGCTTTTATTAATTATGTCTTATCTCCTGAAGGACAGACACTAATTGCAGCCCACGGTAAAAAAGAGTTCAAACAAGCGCTATTTTATGGTGATGCGGGTAAAACAGAGAAAGATTACGGCTTTTAA
- a CDS encoding type I restriction endonuclease, protein MNPAQLKKTTAKASCVTRKLRRRFDVTQSVITPSLLTWFEVIGYTVLLEPDIALGKHQIGRSSYSDVVLYQRLHSALQKINPTKPDGAIAAAIHQITCTESSDLLENNLRFHKLLTNGVEVEYLYNEEIVHDKVCLIDTSNLLNNDWLAIHPLTVVEGNYAHCPDVVVFINGLPLAVIVSIDPSNERAMFQAGYRQIQSYSQQIPKLFSYNILLVITCQNRARVGTLTSNWQEFLPWYTIDGEDFPPKGATELEVLIQGIFDKRRFLEQVLHFIVFDKNGIGISKKLLHRPFCTIPNSHKIFNH, encoded by the coding sequence ATGAATCCAGCACAGCTAAAAAAAACAACTGCCAAAGCGAGTTGTGTGACAAGAAAACTTCGCCGCCGTTTTGACGTTACACAATCTGTCATTACACCATCTTTGCTCACTTGGTTCGAGGTTATTGGCTACACAGTTTTGTTAGAACCAGACATTGCTTTAGGTAAGCACCAGATAGGGCGGAGTAGTTATAGTGATGTGGTTTTGTATCAGCGCCTTCATAGTGCTTTGCAGAAAATTAACCCGACAAAACCGGATGGAGCGATCGCCGCAGCTATCCATCAGATCACTTGTACAGAGAGTTCCGACTTGCTGGAAAATAACCTTCGCTTTCACAAATTGTTGACCAATGGTGTAGAAGTTGAATACCTGTATAACGAAGAAATAGTTCATGACAAAGTGTGCCTCATTGATACTTCTAATCTACTGAACAATGATTGGCTAGCTATTCATCCCTTGACTGTTGTTGAGGGGAATTATGCTCACTGTCCTGATGTAGTTGTCTTTATCAACGGTTTACCCTTAGCAGTTATTGTCTCGATTGATCCAAGCAATGAACGAGCCATGTTCCAAGCAGGTTATCGGCAAATCCAGTCTTACTCTCAACAGATACCGAAGCTGTTTTCTTACAATATACTCCTAGTTATCACTTGCCAAAATCGGGCACGAGTCGGTACATTAACCTCGAACTGGCAGGAGTTTTTACCCTGGTACACCATCGATGGTGAAGATTTTCCTCCCAAGGGCGCAACTGAACTAGAGGTGCTGATTCAAGGGATTTTTGACAAACGGCGTTTCCTAGAGCAAGTATTGCACTTTATAGTGTTTGATAAAAACGGAATTGGCATCAGTAAAAAATTGCTTCACCGACCTTTTTGTACAATACCAAATTCCCACAAAATATTTAATCATTAA